The following proteins come from a genomic window of Megalobrama amblycephala isolate DHTTF-2021 linkage group LG1, ASM1881202v1, whole genome shotgun sequence:
- the LOC125267114 gene encoding coiled-coil-helix-coiled-coil-helix domain-containing protein 5 isoform X2 → MAITTKYCQKELEEYGGCVVSHPASWQEKCLDLKLKVAQCTSSHPVIRKIRTDCAGEFSVFERCLRENQSSAEACQPHLTRFLACVESVDLSGIANAAPQPT, encoded by the exons ATGGCCATCACAACCAAATACTGCCAGAAGGAGCTGGAGGAATATGGTGGCTGTGTTGTGTCTCATCCAGCATCATGGCAAGAGAAGTGTCTGGACCTGAAGCTGAAGGTGGCCCAGTGCACTTCATCACA TCCAGTGATAAGGAAGATCCGAACAGACTGTGCTGGTGAGTTTTCCGTGTTTGAGCGCTGTCTGCGAGAGAACCAGAGCTCTGCCGAAGCGTGTCAGCCTCACCTCACCCGTTTCCTTGCCTGTGTTGAGAGCGTCGACCTTTCAGGAATAG CAAATGCTGCGCCTCAGCCCACATAg
- the LOC125267114 gene encoding coiled-coil-helix-coiled-coil-helix domain-containing protein 5 isoform X1 — protein sequence MEAAMAITTKYCQKELEEYGGCVVSHPASWQEKCLDLKLKVAQCTSSHPVIRKIRTDCAGEFSVFERCLRENQSSAEACQPHLTRFLACVESVDLSGIANAAPQPT from the exons AT GGAGGCAGCAATGGCCATCACAACCAAATACTGCCAGAAGGAGCTGGAGGAATATGGTGGCTGTGTTGTGTCTCATCCAGCATCATGGCAAGAGAAGTGTCTGGACCTGAAGCTGAAGGTGGCCCAGTGCACTTCATCACA TCCAGTGATAAGGAAGATCCGAACAGACTGTGCTGGTGAGTTTTCCGTGTTTGAGCGCTGTCTGCGAGAGAACCAGAGCTCTGCCGAAGCGTGTCAGCCTCACCTCACCCGTTTCCTTGCCTGTGTTGAGAGCGTCGACCTTTCAGGAATAG CAAATGCTGCGCCTCAGCCCACATAg